A genomic region of Acidobacteriota bacterium contains the following coding sequences:
- a CDS encoding type II toxin-antitoxin system HicB family antitoxin, with the protein MNNNYSIVIQWSEEDQTFVVSLPEFGPFAHTHGDTYEAALENGKQVLDLLIEEYQTAAKPLPRPLTTTHWQLTFQQIPQ; encoded by the coding sequence ATGAACAACAATTACAGCATCGTTATCCAATGGTCAGAGGAAGATCAGACATTTGTGGTGAGCTTGCCTGAATTTGGACCGTTTGCTCACACGCACGGCGACACCTATGAAGCCGCTCTCGAAAACGGGAAGCAGGTTTTGGACCTCCTTATTGAAGAATATCAAACCGCTGCCAAACCGCTGCCAAGACCACTCACCACCACTCACTGGCAGCTCACTTTCCAACAAATCCCGCAGTAA
- a CDS encoding Uma2 family endonuclease — protein MGITTQLVTADELLQMPKGHFRYELIQGELKQLAPAGHEHGRIAVRFTWRLAQHVETNGLGAVYAAETGFRLASNPDTVRAPDVAFVNRAHLEAVGTVTGYWPQAPDLAVEVISPGDTYSEVEEKATQWLEAGTSLVLILNPRKQTVTVYRSLTSITILNQEATLDLGDVVPGFCVSVKDIFAEPVVS, from the coding sequence ATGGGTATCACAACTCAACTGGTCACGGCTGATGAATTGTTGCAAATGCCGAAAGGTCATTTTCGATATGAACTCATTCAAGGAGAGCTGAAACAACTGGCACCAGCGGGGCACGAACACGGCAGAATTGCGGTTCGCTTTACCTGGAGATTGGCTCAACACGTTGAAACCAATGGCCTTGGTGCGGTTTATGCGGCAGAAACCGGATTCCGACTGGCTTCAAATCCGGATACGGTTCGGGCACCGGACGTCGCGTTTGTCAATCGTGCTCATCTGGAAGCTGTTGGAACGGTCACAGGCTACTGGCCTCAAGCACCTGATTTAGCGGTTGAAGTCATCTCACCAGGCGATACGTATTCCGAGGTTGAAGAAAAAGCCACCCAATGGCTTGAAGCTGGGACATCACTGGTTTTGATTCTAAATCCACGCAAACAAACGGTTACAGTCTATCGGTCACTGACCAGCATCACCATTCTGAATCAGGAAGCAACACTTGATCTTGGAGACGTCGTTCCTGGGTTTTGTGTCTCAGTGAAAGATATTTTTGCCGAACCAGTGGTTTCCTGA
- a CDS encoding M36 family metallopeptidase translates to MTHDQARKTGLGMILSGLLLLPWGVALHGQSSAQGGKDQKALPVVRQQLDEQAQAQLLSKLGVSASEQTERTSRIQKLRQRLPQAQIEWSAFTGNPHHVFSYAGALTAPNSTQSPETIARTFLHLTPELYQSQVVDLQPETLHLVRSYQTRRTGVTHLTFQQYAGGIPVLGGAIRANVLPDGRLLSLSGDLFQLNQLNSELLQTLNPEPRALVFQKALEALNLTDENQLRAPLKASQALLPIGKDTLRLVWQVEVQPLESADHWLVLVDAERHQVLRTYNLTWYAAQTPTPQGRVFATTPQPNLPRVVAPPPGLVEREMRSFVGDPVASPNGWIDLTQRTTVGNNVEAQEDRDANNSGGFRPVLSDEMIFDFPLVLQNPTQGPEQFQAAAVTNAFYWANFMHDYLYGLGFDEAAGNFQRDNFGRGGVGNDPVRVDAQDGARINNSSFATSPDGSPGQMSLYFWTRAVPSLDSSLDAEIILHEYTHGLTNRLVGGPQDVTALNPVQSSGMGEGWSDWFALSILTRAEDPVDGAFPFGSYVAQNFERGLRRFAYSTNVQINPLTFADIDPAQTRFPDDPTQVHKVGEVWCSALWEVRANLIGRYGFEAGRREMEQLVVEGLKLTPTAPTMLDARDAILLADRIANQGQNQDIIWRGFAKRGMGFTARAFGGGLMTVRQAFDLPPFADPTGRIVLSDVIFADGESMQISVGKASFAQTGSVTVEVRSTTGDVERLVLDQADAIPALFEGELPVNVGQPVTVDDGILQAQIGNDLTVALVNPPDGQPLSATAKAGQRIAIFSDTLESGIGRWKPKNTWALTTISANSATHAWTDSPQGNYPAKANLILTAPKFDLTQVRGAKLTFWHQFDLERGFDFGFVEAKAGAGMPWQILAVFTGSQLSFQPVTIDLSQFDGKKPKVRFRLTSDTINQRDGWYIDDVKVVGGSDGTKKPEPEVEPEPEIIEIPADNLNK, encoded by the coding sequence ATGACACACGATCAAGCAAGAAAAACGGGGCTGGGAATGATACTGAGCGGATTGCTACTGCTGCCGTGGGGCGTTGCGCTTCACGGACAATCCTCTGCTCAAGGAGGAAAAGATCAGAAAGCACTGCCAGTCGTTCGTCAGCAACTAGATGAACAGGCACAGGCGCAACTCCTTTCCAAACTCGGAGTTTCAGCCTCTGAGCAAACCGAACGAACATCACGCATTCAAAAATTGCGCCAGCGGCTACCTCAGGCTCAGATTGAATGGAGTGCGTTTACGGGAAACCCACATCACGTGTTTTCCTATGCTGGAGCGTTAACCGCGCCAAATTCCACGCAATCGCCTGAAACCATTGCCCGAACCTTTCTGCACCTGACGCCAGAGTTGTATCAAAGCCAAGTGGTTGACCTGCAACCAGAAACACTCCATCTGGTCAGGAGCTATCAAACCCGGCGCACCGGCGTCACACATCTGACCTTTCAGCAATATGCCGGTGGAATCCCTGTGCTTGGCGGTGCCATTCGGGCCAATGTGTTGCCCGATGGGAGGTTGCTTTCCCTTTCCGGCGACCTGTTTCAACTGAATCAACTCAACTCAGAACTTCTCCAAACCCTGAACCCTGAACCCCGAGCCCTGGTTTTTCAAAAGGCGCTCGAAGCCCTCAACCTCACCGACGAAAACCAGCTTCGAGCACCACTGAAAGCCAGCCAGGCACTGTTGCCGATTGGAAAAGACACACTGCGGCTGGTCTGGCAGGTGGAAGTTCAACCGCTTGAGAGTGCTGACCACTGGCTGGTGCTGGTGGATGCCGAACGCCATCAGGTTCTGCGAACTTATAACCTGACGTGGTATGCCGCTCAGACACCAACGCCACAGGGCCGAGTCTTTGCCACGACGCCACAGCCGAATTTACCGCGTGTCGTCGCCCCACCGCCGGGACTGGTTGAGCGCGAAATGCGGTCATTTGTCGGTGACCCGGTCGCTTCGCCAAATGGCTGGATTGATCTGACTCAGCGCACGACGGTTGGCAACAATGTCGAAGCCCAGGAAGACCGCGACGCCAACAACAGCGGCGGCTTTCGACCAGTTCTGTCAGATGAGATGATCTTCGATTTTCCGCTTGTCCTGCAAAATCCCACTCAGGGTCCAGAGCAGTTTCAGGCCGCCGCCGTCACCAATGCCTTTTACTGGGCCAATTTCATGCACGATTACCTGTATGGACTTGGGTTTGACGAAGCTGCCGGGAATTTTCAGCGTGACAACTTTGGACGTGGCGGCGTTGGCAACGACCCGGTGCGGGTTGATGCCCAGGACGGCGCCCGAATCAATAATTCCAGTTTTGCCACCTCACCAGATGGATCTCCGGGACAGATGAGCCTGTATTTTTGGACGCGAGCGGTGCCGTCGCTTGATTCGTCGCTGGATGCCGAAATTATCCTCCACGAATACACCCACGGCTTGACCAACCGACTCGTGGGCGGTCCCCAGGATGTGACCGCACTCAACCCGGTGCAAAGCTCTGGCATGGGCGAAGGCTGGTCCGACTGGTTTGCACTCTCGATTCTGACCAGAGCCGAAGACCCGGTTGATGGGGCGTTTCCTTTTGGAAGCTACGTGGCGCAAAACTTTGAACGCGGATTGCGACGCTTTGCCTACAGCACAAACGTGCAAATCAATCCCCTGACGTTTGCCGATATTGATCCGGCGCAGACCCGTTTCCCAGACGATCCGACCCAGGTTCACAAAGTTGGTGAAGTCTGGTGCTCAGCACTGTGGGAAGTTCGCGCCAATCTCATCGGGCGGTATGGATTTGAAGCCGGTCGCCGTGAAATGGAACAGCTTGTGGTTGAAGGGTTAAAACTGACGCCCACGGCTCCGACGATGCTTGATGCTCGCGACGCCATTTTGCTCGCGGATCGAATTGCGAACCAGGGTCAAAATCAGGACATCATCTGGCGTGGTTTTGCCAAACGCGGAATGGGCTTTACGGCGCGGGCGTTTGGCGGCGGACTGATGACTGTCCGGCAAGCCTTTGATCTTCCGCCGTTTGCAGATCCAACTGGACGCATTGTGCTCAGTGACGTGATTTTTGCTGATGGCGAATCAATGCAGATTTCGGTTGGCAAAGCATCTTTTGCCCAAACCGGGTCGGTCACGGTTGAAGTTCGCAGCACGACTGGGGATGTTGAAAGGCTGGTCCTCGATCAAGCCGATGCCATCCCGGCGCTGTTTGAAGGTGAATTACCCGTCAACGTCGGCCAGCCAGTCACAGTTGATGACGGCATCCTGCAGGCACAAATCGGCAATGATCTGACCGTTGCGCTGGTCAATCCGCCAGACGGTCAACCACTTTCGGCCACGGCGAAGGCCGGCCAGCGAATCGCCATTTTTTCTGACACGCTCGAATCCGGCATTGGTCGCTGGAAACCCAAAAATACCTGGGCCTTGACCACGATTTCAGCCAACAGTGCGACACATGCCTGGACCGATAGTCCGCAAGGAAACTATCCGGCCAAAGCGAATTTGATTTTGACCGCGCCAAAGTTTGACCTGACCCAGGTTCGTGGTGCCAAGCTGACCTTCTGGCATCAATTTGATTTGGAAAGAGGCTTTGATTTCGGCTTTGTCGAGGCGAAAGCTGGGGCCGGAATGCCCTGGCAAATTCTGGCGGTGTTTACCGGAAGCCAGCTTTCATTCCAGCCGGTCACAATTGACCTGAGCCAGTTTGACGGCAAAAAACCAAAGGTTCGGTTTCGACTCACCAGCGACACAATCAACCAGCGAGATGGATGGTACATTGATGATGTGAAAGTGGTGGGCGGTAGTGATGGCACCAAAAAGCCAGAACCCGAAGTTGAACCAGAGCCGGAAATAATTGAAATTCCGGCGGATAACCTGAACAAGTAA
- the queA gene encoding tRNA preQ1(34) S-adenosylmethionine ribosyltransferase-isomerase QueA, producing the protein MKLSELHFDLPPEQIAQEPCQRRDASRMLKLDRQTGTFSDHQFFEIVNFLRPGDVLVLNNTRVFPARLLGHREGFTGRVEVFLVREQGPNLWLSLVKPGRRIPVGTKLTFADGRLRGEVVERTPDGRRIIQFQSDEPFHSVVDAIGQTPLPPYIHRYASSDARLDRDTYQTVYACERGAIAAPTAGLHFTPELLQRLQDKGVETVELTLHVGYGTFQPIQTETIEEHHLEGEYFAIPEATADRVNAAKREGRRVIAVGTTSTRTLETAATVTDDGVEISAGNGMSELLIYPGYEFKILDGLITNFHLPGSSLLALVCAFGGYETVMKAYRHAVENKYRFFSYGDCMLLV; encoded by the coding sequence ATGAAACTTTCAGAATTGCATTTCGATCTTCCGCCTGAACAAATCGCTCAAGAACCGTGCCAGCGGCGTGATGCTTCTCGAATGTTAAAGCTTGACCGCCAGACCGGCACTTTTTCCGATCATCAGTTTTTTGAAATCGTCAATTTTTTGCGTCCAGGAGATGTCCTGGTCCTCAACAATACCCGTGTGTTCCCCGCCCGGTTGCTTGGTCATCGAGAAGGGTTTACCGGACGGGTCGAGGTCTTCCTGGTCCGCGAACAGGGCCCCAATCTCTGGCTCTCACTCGTCAAACCAGGTCGGCGGATCCCGGTCGGGACCAAACTCACGTTTGCCGATGGCCGCTTGCGTGGCGAAGTGGTTGAACGCACACCCGATGGCCGCCGCATCATTCAGTTTCAGTCGGATGAACCGTTCCACAGCGTTGTTGATGCAATTGGCCAGACTCCATTGCCGCCCTATATCCACCGGTATGCGTCAAGCGACGCCCGGCTGGACCGCGACACCTATCAAACCGTGTATGCCTGTGAACGCGGTGCGATTGCGGCACCAACCGCCGGGCTGCACTTTACTCCGGAATTGTTGCAACGCCTTCAAGACAAGGGAGTTGAAACTGTTGAATTGACGCTTCACGTCGGGTATGGCACGTTTCAGCCGATTCAAACCGAAACCATCGAAGAACACCACCTTGAAGGGGAATATTTTGCGATTCCTGAGGCAACGGCTGACCGGGTCAACGCGGCCAAACGCGAAGGCCGCCGGGTCATTGCAGTTGGCACCACCTCAACCCGCACCCTGGAAACGGCGGCAACGGTCACCGATGACGGCGTTGAAATCAGTGCCGGCAATGGAATGTCGGAACTCCTGATTTACCCAGGGTATGAATTCAAAATCCTTGACGGCCTGATTACCAATTTTCACTTGCCCGGTTCGTCACTCCTGGCACTGGTGTGTGCCTTCGGTGGCTATGAAACGGTGATGAAAGCCTATCGCCACGCAGTCGAGAATAAGTATCGCTTCTTTAGTTATGGCGACTGTATGTTGCTGGTTTAG
- a CDS encoding AMP-binding protein — protein MIIRSPFPDFSIPETSLTPFVLQRARQLGSKPALIDASSGRTLTYGQLADAVPRAAAGLARRGFQPKEVFAFCCPNLPEFAIAFHAVALLGGVTTTLNPLYTVHEINWQLNDSHTKFVLTVPPLLEKIREACEGTEVTEIFVLGEAPGATPFSDLLQGPSQPPEVQINPAEDVAALLYSSGTSGLPKAVMLTHRNLIANMISQSIAAHAFTEEDTAISVLPFFHVAGLAAVLEQALFKGMTLVVLPRFDLEHFLHAIQTHRVTFAPLVPPAVLALAKHPVVDRYDLSSLKWIVAGAAPLGEDVARACAARLNCPISQGYGMTEASGLTHFSMDAMEKGRLASVGTALPGLEGQVVDLESGQPVGPNQTGELWLRGPQIMKGYLNQPDAVDDQGWYRTGDIGHATEDGFVFIMDRVKELIKYKAFQVAPAELEAILNSHPAVAEAAVIPSPDLEAGEVPKAFVVKRSEISPEELLSFVAERVAPHKKVRHLEFIDQIPKNAGGKILRRLLVEREREAKTSG, from the coding sequence ATGATCATTCGCAGTCCATTTCCTGATTTTTCGATTCCAGAAACATCATTGACTCCATTTGTGCTCCAGCGGGCACGTCAACTTGGGAGCAAACCGGCACTGATTGATGCGTCCAGTGGTCGAACGTTGACCTATGGCCAGCTTGCGGATGCCGTTCCACGTGCGGCAGCGGGACTGGCCCGGCGTGGCTTTCAACCCAAAGAAGTATTTGCCTTCTGTTGTCCCAATTTGCCTGAATTTGCGATTGCCTTTCACGCTGTGGCGCTGCTAGGCGGGGTTACCACCACGCTCAACCCGCTCTACACGGTTCACGAAATCAACTGGCAACTCAATGACTCACACACGAAATTTGTTTTGACGGTTCCCCCGCTCCTGGAAAAAATCCGCGAAGCCTGCGAAGGCACCGAAGTCACTGAAATCTTTGTCCTGGGTGAAGCTCCCGGCGCCACGCCCTTTTCCGACTTGCTCCAGGGTCCAAGCCAGCCACCTGAAGTCCAGATCAACCCGGCTGAAGATGTGGCAGCACTTCTTTATTCAAGTGGGACGTCGGGGCTGCCTAAAGCGGTGATGTTGACGCATCGTAACCTCATTGCGAACATGATTTCACAAAGCATTGCAGCACATGCCTTTACCGAAGAAGACACCGCCATTAGCGTGCTTCCGTTTTTCCATGTCGCCGGGCTGGCTGCCGTGCTGGAACAGGCATTATTTAAAGGAATGACCCTGGTGGTACTTCCGCGATTTGACCTTGAACACTTTCTTCACGCAATTCAGACCCACCGGGTGACGTTTGCCCCGTTGGTACCACCAGCGGTTCTGGCCCTGGCCAAGCATCCAGTGGTGGATCGCTATGATCTTTCGAGCTTGAAATGGATTGTGGCTGGTGCGGCTCCGCTTGGTGAGGACGTTGCCCGTGCCTGTGCTGCCCGGTTGAACTGTCCGATTTCACAGGGCTATGGCATGACCGAAGCCAGCGGATTGACCCATTTTAGTATGGATGCCATGGAAAAAGGGCGACTGGCTTCTGTGGGAACAGCCCTGCCTGGACTCGAAGGCCAGGTTGTGGACCTGGAAAGCGGTCAACCAGTTGGCCCAAATCAAACGGGCGAACTCTGGCTCCGTGGACCGCAAATTATGAAGGGCTATCTGAACCAACCCGATGCCGTGGATGATCAGGGCTGGTATCGCACCGGCGACATTGGACATGCCACCGAAGATGGCTTTGTGTTCATCATGGATCGGGTCAAAGAACTCATTAAATATAAAGCGTTTCAGGTGGCGCCTGCCGAACTCGAAGCCATTCTGAATTCCCATCCAGCCGTCGCTGAAGCCGCCGTTATCCCAAGCCCAGACCTGGAAGCCGGCGAAGTCCCCAAAGCATTTGTCGTCAAACGGTCGGAAATTTCTCCTGAAGAATTGCTTTCTTTTGTCGCCGAGCGTGTCGCGCCGCATAAAAAGGTGCGCCACCTTGAATTCATTGATCAGATTCCAAAAAACGCGGGTGGCAAGATCCTCCGCCGACTGCTGGTCGAACGCGAGCGAGAAGCGAAAACCTCGGGCTGA
- a CDS encoding HD domain-containing protein: protein MFAKGKSSPPAPPPQKPTSGSLRVEAESLANNIDAITGYTAPQAFRVAACLERLARAMGLSDEFCTDLRLAALLRDAGVQGLQLPFLRQDRPIAFVDRLELWRHPIAGEQQAARRGYSTAVQLLVRWHHEDWNGNGYPDGLRGEQIPLGARMLRLVDTYCALTALRPFRDPYPIPEALEVIRRMVGIQFDPHIAALLIQIEEEQYQAAQLAAEEARQKAIFQPLVSTSETEIPASVEQVESVEPTEIESVEHIQPTDESPDVEPISDTHVSAITIPEPPQPEPVPMEPPQTAPDVETAPTAIPAGQPAIQDLFPSVLAETSPSTTRTWEEAEIAVPVDPTETKPEGGSIE from the coding sequence ATGTTCGCTAAAGGCAAGTCATCCCCACCCGCCCCTCCACCTCAAAAACCAACATCGGGCTCACTTCGAGTTGAGGCCGAATCCCTGGCTAACAATATTGACGCCATCACTGGCTATACGGCGCCACAGGCGTTCCGCGTCGCGGCTTGTCTTGAACGACTGGCCCGGGCGATGGGCCTCAGCGATGAATTTTGTACTGACCTGAGACTGGCCGCGCTCCTGCGTGATGCCGGGGTGCAGGGATTACAACTTCCATTTCTGCGCCAGGATCGCCCGATTGCCTTTGTTGATCGGCTCGAACTCTGGCGGCACCCAATTGCTGGCGAACAACAGGCCGCCCGGCGTGGGTACTCAACCGCCGTCCAGTTGCTGGTTCGCTGGCATCACGAAGATTGGAACGGCAATGGCTATCCTGACGGGTTGCGCGGGGAACAGATTCCGCTCGGCGCCCGAATGTTGCGACTGGTGGACACCTATTGTGCACTCACGGCACTCCGACCATTCCGCGACCCATATCCGATTCCGGAAGCTCTCGAAGTCATTCGACGCATGGTGGGCATCCAGTTTGATCCGCACATTGCGGCCCTGCTGATTCAGATTGAAGAAGAACAGTACCAGGCGGCACAACTGGCCGCTGAAGAAGCCCGCCAAAAAGCGATTTTTCAGCCGCTTGTTTCAACATCAGAAACTGAGATTCCGGCTTCGGTTGAACAAGTCGAATCAGTTGAACCAACCGAAATTGAATCAGTCGAACACATTCAACCGACTGATGAATCTCCAGATGTGGAACCAATCAGCGACACACATGTGTCAGCGATAACCATCCCCGAACCGCCTCAACCCGAACCAGTTCCGATGGAGCCACCACAAACGGCACCTGACGTTGAAACGGCACCAACGGCGATTCCGGCTGGGCAGCCGGCCATCCAGGATCTGTTCCCATCGGTTCTGGCTGAAACTTCACCATCTACCACCAGGACCTGGGAAGAAGCAGAAATCGCTGTTCCAGTTGACCCCACCGAGACCAAACCCGAAGGAGGGTCAATCGAATGA
- the queD gene encoding 6-carboxytetrahydropterin synthase QueD — translation MEVELSKTFTFEAAHRLPQVPPGHKCARLHGHSFRIEVVVRGTVDPETGWLIDYAEIKDAFEPLFKILDHNYLNEIEGLENPTSENLSRWIWERLSTGENALAGYLYRVTVAETCTSVCHYYGESG, via the coding sequence GTGGAAGTCGAACTCTCAAAAACATTTACCTTTGAAGCCGCCCACCGGCTGCCCCAGGTTCCGCCTGGTCATAAATGCGCCCGCCTGCACGGGCATAGTTTTCGGATCGAAGTCGTGGTCCGAGGGACGGTTGATCCAGAAACCGGCTGGTTGATTGATTACGCAGAGATCAAAGATGCCTTTGAACCGCTTTTTAAGATTCTGGATCACAACTACTTGAATGAAATTGAAGGACTTGAAAACCCAACCAGCGAAAACCTGTCGCGCTGGATTTGGGAACGGCTGAGTACTGGCGAAAATGCTCTAGCAGGGTATCTGTACCGCGTCACCGTTGCCGAAACCTGCACGTCGGTCTGTCACTATTATGGAGAAAGTGGTTAG
- a CDS encoding four helix bundle protein encodes MIQSPEDLIVWKKAMELMTQIYLVTRSFPKEEL; translated from the coding sequence ATGATTCAATCACCAGAAGACCTGATTGTATGGAAAAAAGCGATGGAGTTAATGACTCAGATTTATCTGGTAACCAGATCCTTTCCAAAAGAGGAATTGTGA